The following coding sequences are from one Microbacterium sp. SSM24 window:
- a CDS encoding acyl-CoA dehydrogenase family protein — protein sequence MDHFNLTEDERELARMVRDFAEQIVAPQAYEADRTKTLPMDVVAQMGELGLFGLPFPEEYGGQGGDYFALCLAIEGLGRVDQSIAITLEAGVSLGAMPVFRFGTEQQKQELLPDLLAGRALAGFGLTEPEAGSDAGATRTTAKLDGGEWVINGSKQFITNSGTDITRFVTVTAVTGEANGRKEISTIMVPTGTPGFTVEPGYDKVGWHASDTHPLTFQDARVPEANLIGERGRGFANFLHILDEGRIAIAALSTGAAEGCVEAAIDYAKKRTVFGDALSTRQGIQFLLARMQLRVHNARLAWHHAARLRDAGKPFKTEAAIAKLTASDAAMDNARDATQIFGGNGFMNEYPVARHYRDSKILEIGEGTNEVQLLVIARSLGVA from the coding sequence ATGGACCACTTCAATCTCACCGAGGACGAGCGCGAGCTCGCCCGCATGGTGCGCGACTTCGCCGAGCAGATCGTCGCGCCGCAGGCGTACGAGGCCGACCGCACGAAGACGCTGCCGATGGACGTCGTCGCGCAGATGGGCGAGCTGGGCCTGTTCGGCCTGCCGTTCCCCGAGGAGTACGGCGGGCAGGGAGGCGACTACTTCGCCCTGTGCCTCGCGATCGAGGGGCTCGGCCGTGTCGACCAGTCGATCGCGATCACGCTCGAGGCCGGAGTGAGCCTCGGCGCGATGCCGGTGTTCCGCTTCGGCACCGAGCAGCAGAAGCAGGAACTCCTTCCCGATCTGCTCGCCGGCCGCGCCCTCGCGGGGTTCGGCCTGACCGAGCCCGAGGCGGGCTCGGATGCCGGCGCCACGCGCACCACCGCGAAGCTCGACGGCGGCGAATGGGTGATCAACGGCTCGAAGCAGTTCATCACCAACTCCGGCACCGACATCACCCGGTTCGTCACCGTGACCGCCGTGACCGGGGAGGCGAACGGCCGCAAGGAGATCTCCACGATCATGGTGCCGACGGGCACACCCGGCTTCACCGTCGAGCCCGGCTACGACAAGGTCGGCTGGCACGCCTCCGACACCCACCCGCTCACCTTCCAGGACGCGCGCGTGCCGGAGGCCAACCTCATCGGGGAGCGCGGCCGCGGTTTCGCGAACTTCCTCCACATCCTCGACGAGGGGCGCATCGCGATCGCCGCGCTCTCGACGGGCGCGGCGGAGGGGTGCGTCGAAGCGGCGATCGACTACGCGAAGAAGCGCACCGTCTTCGGCGATGCGCTCTCCACCCGACAGGGGATCCAGTTCCTCCTCGCCCGCATGCAACTGCGCGTGCACAACGCGCGCCTCGCCTGGCACCACGCCGCACGGCTGCGCGACGCAGGCAAGCCCTTCAAGACCGAGGCGGCCATCGCGAAGCTCACGGCGAGCGATGCGGCGATGGACAACGCGCGGGACGCGACCCAGATCTTCGGCGGCAACGGCTTCATGAACGAGTACCCCGTCGCCCGCCACTACCGCGACTCGAAGATCCTCGAGATCGGCGAGGGCACGAACGAGGTGCAGCTGCTCGTCATCGCGCGATCCCTGGGAGTAGCGTGA
- a CDS encoding MaoC family dehydratase — MDGTGEAKAIVQRGLYYDELATGARYLHRPGRTATEADNVLFSSLTMNTQALHLDAAFSEGQPFGQRLMNSMWTLATMVGASVSQITQGTLVAQLGLADISFPAPLFHGDTLYTETEILDKRLSASRPGQGIVTMRHIGRNQRGEVVASATRTALMWCAPEEES; from the coding sequence GTGGACGGCACCGGCGAGGCCAAGGCGATCGTGCAGCGCGGGCTCTACTACGACGAGCTCGCGACGGGCGCGCGCTACCTGCACCGGCCGGGCCGCACGGCGACCGAGGCCGACAACGTCCTCTTCTCGTCGCTCACGATGAACACGCAGGCCCTGCATCTCGACGCGGCGTTCTCGGAGGGCCAGCCCTTCGGCCAGCGACTCATGAACTCGATGTGGACGCTCGCCACGATGGTCGGCGCATCCGTGTCGCAGATCACGCAGGGCACGCTCGTGGCCCAGCTCGGTCTCGCCGACATCTCGTTCCCCGCGCCCCTGTTCCACGGCGACACGCTGTACACGGAGACCGAGATCCTCGACAAACGACTCTCGGCCTCACGTCCGGGGCAGGGGATCGTGACCATGCGGCACATCGGGCGCAACCAGCGGGGCGAGGTCGTGGCGTCCGCCACGCGGACGGCGCTGATGTGGTGCGCCCCCGAGGAGGAGTCATGA
- a CDS encoding HpcH/HpaI aldolase/citrate lyase family protein — translation MSTIGTGPAILFCPADRPERFGKALERSDAVILDLEDAVAPAAKAAARGAVIESELDPDRVIVRVNPLDSDDFVSDLASLSQTDYRRIMVAKAESPKRLAKLDRRFEVVALCETAKGISQADRIAALPNVVALMWGAEDLVASIGGTSSRKPNGRYRDIARYARARVLLAAGARGKAAIDAVHVDIGDVKRLAIEAADAAASGFSATACIHPSQVAIIRDAYRPDEKAVAWARGVLAAAEEERGVFTYEGRMVDEPVLRHARATLRRAGS, via the coding sequence ATGAGCACGATCGGCACCGGTCCGGCGATCCTGTTCTGCCCTGCGGACCGCCCCGAGCGGTTCGGCAAAGCCCTCGAGCGCTCCGACGCCGTGATCCTCGACCTCGAGGACGCGGTCGCCCCTGCGGCGAAGGCGGCAGCGCGCGGCGCGGTGATCGAGTCGGAGCTGGACCCGGACCGCGTGATCGTGCGCGTGAACCCGCTGGATTCGGACGACTTCGTGTCCGACCTGGCGTCGCTGTCGCAGACGGACTACCGGCGCATCATGGTCGCCAAGGCCGAGTCGCCCAAGCGCCTCGCGAAGCTCGATCGTCGCTTCGAGGTCGTGGCACTCTGCGAGACCGCCAAGGGCATCTCGCAGGCGGATCGGATCGCTGCGCTGCCGAACGTCGTCGCCCTCATGTGGGGCGCGGAGGACCTCGTCGCCAGCATCGGCGGCACGTCCAGCCGCAAGCCCAACGGCCGCTATCGCGACATCGCCCGGTATGCGCGCGCCCGGGTTCTGCTCGCCGCCGGCGCGCGCGGAAAGGCCGCGATCGACGCGGTGCATGTCGACATCGGCGACGTGAAGCGCCTGGCCATCGAGGCAGCGGATGCCGCGGCATCCGGGTTCTCCGCGACGGCCTGCATCCACCCCAGCCAGGTCGCGATCATCCGCGACGCTTATCGACCCGACGAGAAGGCCGTCGCATGGGCGCGTGGCGTCCTCGCGGCCGCCGAGGAGGAGCGCGGGGTCTTCACGTACGAGGGGCGCATGGTCGACGAGCCGGTGCTGCGGCACGCGCGCGCGACGCTGCGGCGCGCAGGGTCATAA
- a CDS encoding iron chaperone codes for MPSPATVDEYIAGFDPEIADRLRRVRAEIVDAVTAAAGAAPEEKIRYGIAAVMLGGRYALHFAGWKKHIGLYPVPPLDEALEAEVAPFRAEKDSVVFPHSAELPYDLVGRIAAAIAAQRVAAKD; via the coding sequence ATGCCGAGTCCCGCCACCGTCGACGAGTACATCGCCGGCTTCGACCCCGAGATCGCCGACCGCCTGCGCCGCGTGCGCGCTGAGATCGTCGACGCCGTGACCGCGGCAGCGGGCGCGGCGCCCGAGGAGAAGATCCGCTACGGCATCGCCGCGGTCATGCTCGGCGGCCGGTACGCGCTGCATTTCGCGGGATGGAAGAAGCACATCGGCCTCTACCCGGTGCCGCCGCTCGATGAGGCTCTGGAGGCGGAGGTCGCCCCGTTCCGCGCCGAGAAGGACTCGGTCGTCTTCCCTCACTCGGCTGAACTGCCGTACGACCTCGTCGGCCGCATCGCCGCCGCGATCGCCGCTCAGCGCGTCGCGGCGAAGGACTGA
- a CDS encoding histidine phosphatase family protein yields the protein MTALTLIRHGETDWNRARRIQGSTDIPLNDTGREQARTAAAALRTGLGERPVAIVSSDLSRARETAEIIAAELGLPDPRVYPELRERSYGEAEGIDSAEFFERWGDWHTAEVPGAEPLPLLRRRALSALAHAVRDHRVATGPGEARLVVVTHGALIREVIRHASGGELPPAGVRLANGSAHELLFERDRLRLLTYAGAVA from the coding sequence GTGACCGCGCTGACCCTCATCCGCCACGGCGAGACCGACTGGAACCGCGCCCGGCGTATCCAGGGCTCCACCGACATCCCGCTCAACGACACCGGCCGCGAACAGGCTCGCACCGCCGCGGCAGCGCTGCGCACGGGGCTGGGAGAGCGGCCCGTCGCTATCGTGTCGAGCGATCTCTCGCGCGCGCGGGAGACGGCCGAGATCATCGCGGCCGAGCTGGGGCTGCCCGATCCGCGCGTCTACCCGGAGCTGCGTGAGCGGTCCTACGGCGAGGCCGAGGGCATCGACTCTGCCGAGTTCTTCGAGCGCTGGGGCGATTGGCACACGGCCGAGGTCCCCGGTGCCGAGCCGCTGCCCCTGCTGCGTCGTCGTGCCCTGTCGGCCCTCGCCCACGCGGTGCGGGACCATCGCGTGGCGACCGGTCCCGGTGAGGCCCGACTGGTGGTGGTCACCCACGGTGCGCTCATCCGCGAGGTCATCCGGCACGCTTCGGGCGGCGAGCTTCCGCCGGCCGGCGTGCGGCTCGCGAACGGCTCGGCGCACGAGCTGTTGTTCGAGCGTGACCGTCTGCGCCTGCTCACGTACGCGGGAGCCGTGGCCTAG
- a CDS encoding Sir2 family NAD-dependent protein deacetylase: MSIVTELDAEATAAVSRALDALAGRRIAILTGAGLSTDSGIPDYRGKGAPVRTPMTAEQFLSSEAARRRYWVGSHLGWRAFAAAEPNGGHRAIAELEQRGVATGVVTQNVDGLHVRAGSRRVVELHGTMRRVFCTHCGQVFDRRDVAVRVEAANPWITVPDSVALGPDGDVLPESSDGFVIPECTVCGGMLKPDVVFFGEFIPAEKFREAEQLVQASDGLVIAGSSLVVNSGIRLLERARRRRLPVVIVNRGATRADARATVKVDAGASEVLRAFAAALPSAS, from the coding sequence GTGTCGATCGTGACAGAGCTCGACGCCGAAGCGACGGCGGCGGTGTCGCGCGCGCTCGATGCCCTCGCCGGCCGGCGCATCGCGATCCTCACCGGTGCGGGCCTCTCCACCGACTCGGGCATCCCCGACTACCGCGGCAAGGGCGCGCCGGTGCGCACCCCGATGACCGCCGAACAGTTCCTCTCGAGCGAGGCCGCGCGCAGGCGCTACTGGGTCGGCAGCCATCTCGGGTGGCGTGCGTTCGCGGCCGCCGAGCCGAACGGCGGCCACCGCGCCATCGCCGAGCTCGAGCAGCGTGGAGTCGCCACCGGCGTCGTCACGCAGAACGTGGACGGGCTCCACGTGCGGGCCGGGAGCAGGCGCGTGGTCGAGCTGCACGGCACGATGCGCCGTGTCTTCTGCACGCACTGCGGTCAGGTGTTCGACCGCCGCGATGTCGCCGTGCGCGTCGAGGCAGCCAACCCCTGGATCACCGTCCCCGACAGTGTTGCGCTAGGCCCCGACGGTGACGTCCTCCCCGAGAGCAGCGACGGGTTCGTCATTCCCGAGTGCACCGTGTGCGGGGGGATGCTCAAGCCCGATGTCGTCTTCTTCGGCGAGTTCATCCCGGCCGAGAAGTTCCGCGAGGCGGAGCAGCTCGTGCAGGCGAGCGACGGGCTCGTGATCGCCGGTTCCTCGCTCGTGGTGAACTCCGGCATCCGGCTTCTGGAGCGCGCACGGCGACGCAGACTGCCCGTGGTGATCGTGAACCGCGGCGCCACGCGCGCGGACGCTCGCGCGACGGTCAAGGTCGATGCGGGCGCGAGCGAGGTCCTGCGCGCCTTCGCCGCCGCACTCCCCTCGGCGAGCTGA
- a CDS encoding TrmH family RNA methyltransferase, with the protein MGIERIATADDARLADFRDLTDVALRRILEPAGGLYIAESAKVIARAVAAGHRPRSVLVQEKWLPDVEALALDTDTPVYVVSADIAEQLTGYAVHRGALAAMHRPTLPSVTEVLDRARLVVVLEEIIDHTNVGAIFRAAAGLGADAVLVSERCADPLYRRSVRVSMGTVFQVPWTRLPPWGEARGILHGEGFHLAALALSDEAVPLDVFGASGHERVALMLGAEGDGLSRAALAASDSVVTIPMTGGVDSLNVAAASAVALWELRRR; encoded by the coding sequence GTGGGCATCGAGCGGATCGCGACGGCAGACGACGCCCGCCTGGCCGACTTCCGCGATCTGACGGATGTCGCCCTCCGCCGGATCCTGGAGCCCGCCGGCGGTCTCTACATCGCGGAGTCGGCGAAGGTCATCGCGCGTGCCGTGGCGGCAGGGCACCGGCCCCGCTCGGTGCTGGTGCAGGAGAAGTGGCTTCCCGACGTCGAGGCGCTCGCCCTCGACACCGACACCCCCGTGTACGTCGTCTCCGCCGACATCGCGGAGCAGCTCACCGGCTACGCCGTGCACCGCGGCGCCCTCGCCGCGATGCACCGGCCGACGCTGCCGTCGGTGACGGAGGTCCTCGACCGCGCGCGGCTGGTCGTGGTGCTCGAGGAGATCATCGACCACACGAACGTCGGCGCGATCTTCCGTGCGGCCGCCGGCCTCGGCGCCGATGCCGTCCTCGTGAGCGAACGGTGCGCGGATCCGCTGTACCGGCGGAGCGTGCGGGTGAGCATGGGAACCGTCTTCCAGGTGCCGTGGACACGTCTCCCGCCGTGGGGCGAGGCGCGCGGCATCCTTCACGGCGAGGGCTTCCACCTCGCGGCGCTGGCACTGTCGGACGAGGCCGTGCCGCTGGACGTGTTCGGCGCGAGCGGACACGAACGCGTGGCCCTGATGCTCGGGGCCGAGGGCGACGGCCTGAGCCGCGCCGCGCTTGCGGCCTCGGACAGCGTCGTGACGATCCCCATGACCGGTGGTGTCGATTCGCTCAACGTCGCCGCCGCGAGCGCCGTGGCGCTGTGGGAGCTGCGGCGGCGCTAG
- a CDS encoding SGNH/GDSL hydrolase family protein translates to MPDRDDPRTPYIPNPEPHPWRRWVAIGDSFTEGVGDPEPSAPNGFRGWADRAAEVLSQQVDDFAYANLAIRGRLIGQIVDEQVEPALALKPDLVSFSAGGNDVIRPGADPDAVAQVFEDAVVRLSSDGATVVVFTGIDTNFTPVFRGIRGRVAIYNENIRAIADKYDCVVADQWALKEVQDMRFFDDDRLHYNALGHHEIARMVLRALNVPNDLQPMQPDPFPMRTWREARAVDLVWAREHFVPWVLRRLRHQSSGDTVTAKRPDALPVTTLAPAPDFEPDARA, encoded by the coding sequence ATGCCTGACAGAGACGATCCCCGCACCCCCTACATTCCCAACCCCGAGCCCCATCCCTGGCGGCGCTGGGTCGCGATCGGCGACTCGTTCACCGAGGGTGTCGGAGACCCCGAGCCGTCGGCGCCGAACGGCTTCCGCGGCTGGGCGGACCGCGCCGCCGAAGTGCTGTCGCAGCAGGTCGACGACTTCGCCTACGCGAATCTCGCGATCCGCGGGCGCCTGATCGGCCAGATCGTCGACGAGCAGGTCGAGCCGGCGCTCGCGCTCAAGCCCGACCTCGTGAGCTTCTCGGCAGGCGGGAACGACGTGATCCGCCCGGGGGCCGACCCCGACGCCGTCGCGCAGGTCTTCGAGGACGCCGTCGTCCGTCTCTCGAGCGATGGGGCCACCGTCGTGGTCTTCACGGGAATCGACACCAACTTCACGCCGGTGTTCCGCGGCATCCGCGGGCGCGTCGCGATCTACAACGAGAACATCCGGGCGATCGCCGACAAGTACGACTGCGTGGTCGCCGACCAGTGGGCGCTCAAAGAGGTGCAGGACATGCGCTTCTTCGACGACGACCGCCTGCACTACAACGCACTCGGCCACCACGAGATCGCCCGCATGGTCCTCCGGGCGCTCAACGTGCCCAACGACCTTCAGCCGATGCAGCCCGACCCGTTCCCGATGCGCACGTGGCGCGAGGCGCGTGCGGTCGACCTGGTCTGGGCACGCGAGCACTTCGTCCCGTGGGTGCTCCGGCGGCTGCGCCACCAGTCCTCGGGCGACACGGTCACGGCGAAGCGCCCCGACGCCCTTCCGGTCACGACACTGGCGCCTGCGCCGGACTTCGAGCCCGACGCGAGGGCCTGA
- a CDS encoding DEAD/DEAH box helicase, with amino-acid sequence MHDDSVLEAPHAAPSPPEPHETDPSSEDAHIGSFRAEHLSPSFPQRAPWGTAQRLRAWQAEALDLYFGLDGPDGVGGGPRDFLAAATPGAGKTTFALRLASELLRRRVIDRIVVVAPTEHLKTQWADAAARVSIRLDPAFSNRHTAPARHYHGVAVTYAQVAVKASVHQRLVMDARTLVILDEVHHGGDALSWGDALREAYARATRRLLLSGTPFRSDTAPIPFVEYHPDQHGIRLSRTDYAYGYRRALEDGVVRPVIFMVYAGQMRWRTKTGDEMEAQLGQDNTKDITSQAWRTALDPAGEWIPAVLRSADRRLSEVREQVPDAGGLVIATDQTAARAYADILRDITGEDPTVVLSDEAEASSRIETFSGSTSRWMVAVRMVSEGVDVPRLAVGVYATSASTPLFFAQAIGRFVRARRRGETASVFLPNVPQLLALAGELERQRDHALDRESDGDEWNAEEDLMDAAEREDSASDALTEEFTYQALGSLAHFDRVLFDGKEFGQLAVPGTPEEEEFLGLPGLLEPEHVHELLMQRQARQGRHRRAREDREADSPDEEPALPQALHRSLKEQRQLLNSLVGLYARQSGEAHGLVHAELRRVCGGPAVSHATVAQLQARIDVLRKRVRA; translated from the coding sequence ATGCACGACGACTCGGTCCTCGAAGCACCGCACGCCGCGCCCTCGCCCCCAGAGCCGCACGAGACGGATCCTTCTTCCGAAGACGCCCACATCGGCAGCTTCCGCGCCGAGCATCTGTCGCCCTCGTTCCCGCAGCGAGCGCCGTGGGGCACCGCCCAGCGCCTGCGCGCGTGGCAGGCCGAGGCGCTCGACCTGTACTTCGGCCTCGACGGTCCCGACGGCGTCGGCGGCGGTCCTCGCGACTTCCTCGCCGCCGCGACCCCGGGCGCCGGCAAGACGACCTTCGCTCTCCGGCTGGCGAGCGAGCTGCTGCGCCGTCGCGTCATCGATCGCATCGTCGTGGTCGCGCCCACCGAGCACCTCAAGACGCAGTGGGCGGATGCCGCGGCCCGCGTCTCGATCCGGCTCGACCCCGCCTTCAGCAACCGGCACACCGCGCCAGCGCGGCATTACCACGGCGTCGCCGTGACGTACGCGCAGGTCGCGGTGAAGGCATCCGTCCACCAGCGCCTCGTCATGGATGCCCGCACCCTCGTGATCCTCGACGAGGTGCACCACGGCGGTGACGCCCTGAGCTGGGGCGATGCGCTGCGCGAGGCCTATGCGCGGGCAACGCGCCGTCTGCTGCTGTCGGGCACGCCCTTCCGCAGCGACACCGCACCGATCCCGTTCGTCGAGTACCACCCCGACCAGCACGGCATCCGTCTCTCGCGCACCGACTACGCCTACGGCTACCGGCGCGCGCTCGAGGACGGCGTCGTGCGTCCGGTCATCTTCATGGTCTACGCCGGACAGATGCGCTGGCGCACCAAGACCGGCGACGAGATGGAAGCCCAGCTCGGACAGGACAACACGAAGGACATCACGTCGCAGGCGTGGCGCACGGCGCTCGATCCCGCGGGGGAGTGGATCCCCGCCGTCCTGCGGTCCGCCGATCGTCGCCTGAGCGAAGTGCGCGAGCAGGTTCCGGATGCCGGTGGCCTGGTGATCGCGACGGATCAGACCGCCGCGCGCGCCTACGCGGACATCCTGCGCGACATCACCGGCGAGGATCCCACCGTCGTGCTCTCCGACGAAGCCGAGGCGTCGTCGCGCATCGAGACGTTCTCCGGGAGCACCAGCCGGTGGATGGTCGCGGTGCGCATGGTGTCGGAAGGCGTCGACGTGCCCCGCCTGGCCGTCGGGGTCTACGCCACCTCCGCCTCGACCCCGCTGTTCTTCGCGCAGGCGATCGGCCGCTTCGTGCGCGCGCGGCGCCGCGGCGAGACGGCGAGCGTGTTCCTCCCCAACGTGCCGCAGCTCCTCGCTCTCGCGGGAGAGCTCGAGCGTCAGCGCGACCATGCGCTCGACCGGGAGAGCGACGGCGACGAGTGGAACGCCGAGGAAGACCTCATGGATGCTGCGGAGCGCGAGGACTCCGCATCGGATGCGCTCACCGAGGAGTTCACGTATCAGGCGCTGGGCTCACTGGCCCATTTCGACCGCGTGCTCTTCGACGGCAAGGAGTTCGGTCAGCTGGCGGTGCCGGGGACGCCCGAGGAGGAGGAGTTCCTGGGGCTTCCCGGGCTGCTGGAGCCCGAGCACGTCCACGAGCTGCTCATGCAGCGGCAGGCGCGACAGGGCCGCCACCGGCGTGCACGGGAGGACCGTGAGGCCGACAGCCCCGATGAGGAGCCCGCGCTCCCGCAGGCGCTGCACCGCTCGCTCAAGGAGCAGCGGCAACTGCTCAACAGTCTCGTGGGGCTGTACGCACGCCAGTCCGGTGAGGCCCACGGCCTCGTGCACGCCGAACTGCGGCGGGTCTGCGGCGGCCCCGCGGTGTCGCACGCCACCGTCGCCCAGTTGCAGGCGCGCATCGACGTTCTCCGCAAGCGCGTTCGCGCCTGA
- a CDS encoding VIT1/CCC1 transporter family protein — MSAPAVPTARDRRRWARYLVNERAEARVYRELASRREGEERDILLALAEAEGRHEAHWLALLGGEPVRLPRPDARTVLLGSMAKRFGSIFVLALAQNAEARSPYDDEPFAAPAMAADEKIHHEVVRGLAARGRRRLSGTFRAAVFGANDGLVSNLALVMGIGATGVAPQFVLFSGIAGLLAGALSMGAGEFVSVRSQRELLAATEPSDFADGAIPHLDIDANELALVYRTRGMPEDEATARARRAVESARALGEGRTDTSPVKVVDHSEVVGSDWSAALSSFLFFASGAIIPVLPWIFGLSGVAAIVLALVLVGIALLCTGAAVGLLSGAPPLYRALRQLAIGFGAAGVTYALGLLFGVSLG, encoded by the coding sequence ATGAGCGCGCCCGCCGTCCCGACCGCCCGCGACAGACGTCGCTGGGCCCGGTACCTCGTCAACGAGCGCGCCGAGGCGCGCGTGTACCGCGAGCTGGCGAGTCGTCGCGAAGGGGAGGAGCGCGACATCCTGCTCGCCCTGGCGGAGGCCGAGGGAAGGCACGAGGCTCACTGGCTGGCGCTTCTGGGCGGTGAACCCGTTCGCCTGCCGCGCCCGGACGCCCGGACGGTCCTGCTCGGGTCGATGGCGAAGCGCTTCGGCTCGATCTTCGTGCTCGCGCTCGCGCAGAACGCGGAGGCCCGCTCGCCGTACGACGACGAGCCGTTCGCCGCGCCCGCCATGGCTGCGGACGAGAAGATCCATCACGAGGTCGTGCGCGGACTGGCGGCCCGTGGCCGTCGCCGCCTCTCGGGCACCTTCCGCGCGGCCGTGTTCGGCGCGAACGACGGCCTGGTCTCGAACCTCGCGCTCGTGATGGGCATCGGCGCCACGGGAGTGGCGCCGCAGTTCGTCCTCTTCAGCGGAATCGCGGGCCTGCTGGCCGGCGCCCTGTCGATGGGCGCGGGGGAGTTCGTCTCCGTCCGCTCGCAGCGCGAACTGCTCGCCGCCACCGAGCCGAGCGACTTCGCCGACGGAGCGATTCCGCACCTCGACATCGACGCGAACGAGCTCGCGCTCGTCTACCGCACGCGCGGCATGCCCGAGGACGAGGCCACCGCACGAGCGCGGCGCGCGGTCGAATCGGCGCGCGCGCTCGGCGAGGGGCGGACCGACACCTCGCCCGTGAAGGTCGTCGACCACAGCGAGGTCGTCGGCAGCGACTGGAGCGCGGCGCTGTCGAGTTTCCTCTTCTTCGCGTCCGGCGCGATCATCCCCGTCCTCCCGTGGATCTTCGGCCTCTCCGGCGTCGCTGCGATCGTGCTCGCGCTCGTGCTCGTCGGCATCGCGCTGCTGTGCACCGGGGCCGCCGTCGGTCTGCTCTCCGGCGCGCCGCCGCTGTATCGTGCGCTGCGCCAGCTCGCGATCGGGTTCGGCGCGGCCGGGGTCACGTACGCCCTCGGACTGCTGTTCGGGGTCTCTCTCGGGTGA
- a CDS encoding M20/M25/M40 family metallo-hydrolase, which translates to MPSSPLDLPEVAAVARDLIRIDTTNHGGGRAAGEREAAEYVGQYLSQLGLAPEFYEPVPRRTNVMARVPGRNRGKPALVLHGHLDVVPAISADWSVDPFEGVVRDGMLWGRGAVDMKDMDAMILTAVADILRAGEQPERDLVLAFFADEENGGVEGSALVVQDRPEWFLGATEAISEVGGYSISVGDRRAYLLQVGEKALVWIRLVARGRAAHGSSFHGDNAVTALASAVAALGRTEWPVTLTDTTREMAARLGELTGAGSDDPDAVAAATGAASGFLRSTLRTTTNPTGLTAGYKHNVIPDRAEALIDVRVLPGTEEAALADIRRIVGDDVDVEIVHQDIGLEVPFSGDLVDAMVSALDRHDPGIPVIPYLMGGGTDNKALAALGIAGYGFAPLRLPAELDFTGMFHGVDERVPIDSLVFGQRVLADLLRTY; encoded by the coding sequence ATGCCCTCATCCCCGCTCGACCTGCCCGAGGTCGCCGCCGTCGCACGGGATCTGATCCGCATCGACACCACCAATCACGGCGGCGGACGCGCGGCCGGCGAACGCGAGGCCGCCGAGTACGTCGGCCAGTACCTGTCGCAGCTGGGGCTCGCGCCCGAGTTCTATGAGCCCGTTCCGCGTCGCACCAATGTCATGGCGCGCGTGCCGGGTCGCAATCGCGGCAAGCCCGCCCTCGTGCTCCACGGGCACCTCGACGTCGTGCCCGCGATCTCAGCGGACTGGAGCGTCGACCCCTTCGAGGGCGTCGTGCGCGACGGGATGCTGTGGGGTCGCGGGGCCGTCGACATGAAGGACATGGACGCCATGATCCTCACGGCGGTGGCCGACATCCTGCGCGCGGGAGAGCAGCCCGAGCGCGACCTCGTGCTCGCCTTCTTCGCCGACGAGGAGAACGGCGGGGTCGAGGGCTCCGCGCTCGTCGTCCAGGACCGCCCGGAGTGGTTCCTGGGAGCCACCGAGGCGATCAGCGAGGTCGGCGGATACTCGATCTCCGTCGGCGATCGCCGGGCGTACCTCCTGCAGGTCGGCGAGAAGGCGCTCGTGTGGATCCGCCTCGTCGCACGCGGACGAGCCGCGCACGGATCGAGCTTCCACGGCGACAACGCCGTGACCGCGCTCGCGAGCGCCGTCGCGGCGCTCGGCCGCACGGAGTGGCCCGTCACGCTCACCGACACCACGCGCGAGATGGCGGCCCGGCTCGGCGAGCTCACCGGCGCCGGCTCCGACGATCCCGACGCCGTCGCGGCCGCGACGGGCGCGGCATCCGGATTCCTCCGTTCCACGCTGCGCACGACGACGAACCCCACCGGCCTCACCGCGGGATACAAGCACAACGTCATCCCCGACCGCGCCGAGGCGCTCATCGACGTGCGGGTGCTCCCCGGCACCGAGGAGGCGGCTCTCGCCGACATCCGGCGCATCGTGGGAGACGACGTCGACGTCGAGATCGTCCATCAGGACATCGGTCTGGAGGTGCCCTTCTCCGGCGACCTCGTGGATGCGATGGTGTCGGCGCTCGACCGCCACGATCCCGGCATCCCCGTCATCCCGTACCTCATGGGCGGCGGCACCGACAACAAGGCTCTCGCGGCGCTCGGCATCGCCGGCTACGGGTTCGCTCCGCTGCGGCTCCCGGCCGAGCTGGATTTCACCGGAATGTTCCACGGCGTCGACGAGCGCGTGCCCATCGACTCCCTCGTCTTCGGCCAGCGCGTGCTCGCCGACCTCCTCCGCACCTACTGA